Part of the Thunnus maccoyii chromosome 17, fThuMac1.1, whole genome shotgun sequence genome, ATTATTACTTGATAATTTGTCAGAATCTACAGTGTTtcatctgtaattttaatgCAGCTGTGGTGCTTTGGACAATAATTCTAGTTTTGTCTCATATATGTTGCTGGTTGGGTCTTGTTATGTTTAAAGTTGAGGTTCTGATGTTAAAAAttcttttaattattatataatcATTACTTTTAAAGCGTCTGGACTACATTTAGTTTAATTATAGATAACCTTAAGACTAAATTACTATGTTTATAGATATGTTTGCAGTGATGGTAATTTCCTTGTTGTGGTGGTGCAACACTGCTAAATGAATAGAGGATCTAAATAAATTTAACAcaattttcagttattttgccAATTACTtcctcaattaattgttttctctgtaaaattttaaaaagttcagaGAAATGCTCATCAAAATTTCtcagagcagaagaaaaaatattcatatgacTAGATTTGACCTAACAGTCCTAATATTGTTGGTCCAAATACAAATGATTAAGTACTAAAAGGATGGTCATAGTGACCtcttcaaatgtgttgttttgtctgaccgACAGTCCAAGGATAGATACCTTGAGATGTttcatttacaatgatataaaacagaaaaaagcgGGAAATGcaaagcaaatgtttggcattttttcttggAAAGACAAAACACTTAGCTGATTATcaaaaatagttggcaattaattttctgctgtACTGTCATACATCAGGCTAAACAAATCAGAACATGGGAAAATAAAAGTTACGCACTGATGGATTAAAAAAGATTCCATATTACATTTCTAGTCAACAACATAAATGTTGTCTTGTCTTACAAATGACAACTTCTTAAGTTTTGTTATTTCCCTACAGGAAAACTGATTAAAACTAATGGAAATTGGacaaattttatattttgtcgTTACCCCCAGCAGGTTGCGGGGTACGTAGCCCTCGTTGTCCTCAAGCCGTGCCCACCACCACTCTGTTTCATTGTCATCCTGTCGTCGTAGAATGGTGATGGCGTCCCCCTCGCTGAAGGACAGCTCGTCCGCATTCTGAGCTTCGTAATCCCACAGAACGTACACTGTCCCCTTGTTCATTACACCCAACTTCTCCTGAACACCTGcacaaaaaagtccaaaacagaCTGTGAGGACAGAGTGTATCATAACAATcgttattttcactttttgcaATAACCATTCAGGGTTGGATTGTTATTTTCGTTTTGAAGTGAACGAGTCCCTGTAGCAGAGTAGTGTCCTGACAGTGTTGATAGTTACCGTATAGGAACTGGGAGCACTGGATGTAGCCCTCTTCCATCTCCTCACACTTATCTGCAGCCGTCTCCACGTCACTAATGGTGCTGGCAAAGATGGCTGCCCCCGACTCGACCAGCAACTTGCAGAGATGAACACTGTTGCAGGAGGCGGCGCAGTGGAGTGGAGTCCTGTTCGAGCAAAGACAAGCAGgaaaacacagagacatgaacacagtgatcaaaataatcaaacaacCTTGGTGTTGGAGAACTTGGGACTCACCATCCGTCACTGTCTGCAGCGTTGACGTTCACACCAAAATCCAGCAGGAACTTGACTATGTGGTGATGTCCTGCACACACGGCGTTGTGAAGGGGTGTGATGCCCTCATCATTGGGAGTGCTGGGATTCTCCACCTGGAAAAGAGAATGATGAATATGTATCCAAAATGCAAATATGCACTAAATTAAACTAGACGTACACAGGAGCAACGTACCTCATAGATGATCCTCTGGACAAGGTCAAACTCTCCCTCCAATGAGGCATCCAGCAGGAGAGCCAGAGGGTTGAACTTCACTCTGAAGCCGTGGCCTGTGCGCTCAGAGTCGGGTTTCTTCAGGTTTGTGCGCTTCTCCTGTAATgatgaagagaagaaacaagACTTTATTCATTGAAAATACTTCAGATGTAACTCTACAAATGTAATAATAGTAAGTTTTTGTGTCTCACCAGGGGTTGTGAAAGCACCGTGCCGCTCTCCTCTGGAGTGCTGACCTCGGGTACAGGGCTGGGCAGCAAAGCCTCAGAGCTTCCtacattgttgttattgtcgtcctcctcctcctcctcaggtcCCTCTGCTTCAGCCGGGTCCACAAGTCCTTCTGGTGGTGAGGGCAACGGCTGGTTGTCATTAGCGTCAGTAGGTGGAGGTGGAACCTCAGAGTCCGGCTCCTCTGCCCCGGGCGGTGGTGGTAGCAGCGTCTCAGACGGAAGGTTGCCATTGTCTGTATCAGCCACAGAGTCACCTCCCAGATAACCGGGAGGATTGGCTGGCTGATAAAATGGTGTTCCATTACCGGCACCGTTACCACCTCCTGATCCACCGACTCCGTTTCCCTCTATGCCTCCTGCAAGAGTGTTGAATCTCTGGTAGAGCAGTTTCTGGATGTTGGGCCCGCTGGGGCCCTCTGGCTCGGTGATGGAGCTGCGCTTCTTTAGGGGTCTCGGAGCGTTGGCCAGCTTTTTACGGAGCACCTCAAGGTCGGCATCACTTTGGTAGCGCAGCGGGGAGTGTACCATGGGTGTTAGCTTAGTGGGGCTGAGTGGTCGTGGAATGTTCTCCACACTGGGAGGAGGCGCTGAGGGCTCCAGGTGCTGGAAGCCCTCGTGATCATCCATTTCACCATCAAACATGTCCTCGCCACCAGGTGGGCCTTGGAGCAATGGGAAGGCCCCTCCAGCCTGGATGAAAGGCAGGGGCGAGGGAGGTGTCGAGCTGGGCGGGAGAACAGGCTTCCCGTATACTAGAAATGGCACAAGAAAGTTTGTGGAGTTAAATGTgaagacatgaaaataaaaaacatccaCAGTGAGATTAGCACTGTAAGcaatcattattttctttactgatTATTCTATCAAtaattttaagaataaaatgaattgATTGTCAGTTAGATGGTCAGTGAAAATTGCTTGAATTTTCCAGACCTCAATATGACTTcaaatttattgttttgtaaacCCAAAGGTAATCAAGTTACAATAAATCAAGGAAAAGTAGGAAAAGATCCTCATATGttagaagctgcaaccagataATGTTTACCTGATACACGATCTAAAAAGAATAATCAAACATCTAAATTGTTCTGTTTCTGCCACATAAACTATTTTTGCACTTAAGACTATGAACTATCTGACTAATGGATACTTTCAAATAACTAAAGTATATTTACCAGAGTGTGCTTGTTTGCTCagttgtttatatatttttaatttatctaCTTTATccaattatcttttttttgcaGTCTTGTATTTGCTCTTTACTGGGCAACAAGTGTTGCTGTCCACttactttatttgtatttctctTGTTTATTATATGTAACTATGTCCATACACCTCTTTGAGGAGTTCTTgttgaatagaaaaaaaagtctcaaagtCTAAAAGataaatcaactaattgtttcagcaatAACTGTCATAATTTAAGATGTATGGTAAATGTGGAAAATACTGTCTGCTGTAACTTCATAAAAAGCTCATGGGCCACACACCATTTTATCAATTTTTATCTAAGAAGGCAAAATGGGATCTACTAAGTGGCAGCAATACTGAAAGAGACACTTTTTCACATTAAAGAACATAATCCAGTGATTCTTCCAACAATCAAATTATCCCATCATGAAATCAGTCTTTTTCTGCTCAGCTCTTACCTGCTTTGAGAGCAGGCTTGAGTGGCTGACTCTTTGGTGCCGCCTGCTGGAGGTACATGTGATAGATGGAGCTGGAGTTCATGGTAGCTGGGCCCTTACGGGGCGACTGAGGCCGTGATCCTCTGTCTGGAATGAAGGGGCGTACTGCCACGGCTGGAGGGGGATCGAGCCGCTCGCTCAGCCCAGGAGGGAAGAGCGGTGCATTTGGCTGGAAGGTGGGGCTCGGCGGCACTGAGATACGCTGCTGGATCTGCTGGGAGGATGAGCCTGTGGAGGGGGGGACGCGGGGCCAGGCGGGAGCTGGCGGGTTCGGGAGCGGGCGAGGAGGTGGTGCGTCCTTGCGGCGGTCCAAGGAGCTGGCTGAGGTTGCGGAGGTGAGGTGAGAGCCGTAGGGAGGCGGCTGTGGTTTGGGTATGGCAGGGGAGGCCATTTTGGAGTCTAGCACCTATGAAGaagcataaaaaacacattattttctttttttgatgaCACCAGGAGGTTAACAGCTACAAACAATGAACATCCTTGTGTGCATTAAAGGGgatttgaagaaaaaacactaaCCTTTTCTGCACTTGGAGCAACAGGGGAGGGAGGGCTCTTGCCCTGGGTGTCAGTCCCTGAGTCTCTTCTCTCAGGAGGCTTTAGAGATGTGCTGGTCTTGCCTACAGTAGGCCAACCAGTATCATTAGCTACgacacaaacatgacacagTAAGTGTGTTGCAGAGGAAAAAAGTGGTATGAACTGAGTAAGTCTCTTTTACAACTCAGGGTAGTGACAAAGCATGTCCACCAGATCCAGGTCAAAATggtaatatttttatatttttaataactgAAGTGTTACTGATTCATTGCATCAAGTGAAACAATTGGAACTGGAGTATGCATAATGTTttatacacacactgcacatacatttttaccattttgaCCTAGGATTGGTGTCAAACGGAGGGTTCAGGATTTTGAAAAGCGTATCCTATTAACCAGAAACCATTATGAGACATTCAAACACACTCATcgcatctaaaaaaaaaaagacatcacaaATTCCTGCAAAACGCTCTGTATCtccaacattaacatttaaaatattcatgtcagTTGATGGTC contains:
- the ppp1r13bb gene encoding protein phosphatase 1, regulatory subunit 13Bb isoform X3, which translates into the protein MMPMILTVYLSDGEQAVTEVPITPETTCRDVVEFCKEPGESGCHLAEVWRGNERAIPFEHMMYEHLQKWGPRKQEVKFFLRHEDSPTESSDQGSQQSQEQTSRRSGNTGEKHNENGVGNQRVELTLSELQEMATRQQQQIEAQQQMLVAKEQRLRYLKQQERRQQQTVSESEKLQRLKERVESQEAKLKKIRAMRGQVDYSKVINGNLSAEIEQVSGLFQEKQAELQTAMLRVEQLSLQLEDLRRGKLNGIQTSLGGQVTGAAALELRKLYQELQIRNKLNHEQNSKLQQQKELLNKRNMEVTLMDKRISELRERLYKKKAEARQKENLPLNRANGPPSPQPAPGTLGRVAAVGPYIQVPVPGRQEGGYNIPPDPLKPQTLGVNNQANLGRAKSGKTSTSLKPPERRDSGTDTQGKSPPSPVAPSAEKVLDSKMASPAIPKPQPPPYGSHLTSATSASSLDRRKDAPPPRPLPNPPAPAWPRVPPSTGSSSQQIQQRISVPPSPTFQPNAPLFPPGLSERLDPPPAVAVRPFIPDRGSRPQSPRKGPATMNSSSIYHMYLQQAAPKSQPLKPALKAVYGKPVLPPSSTPPSPLPFIQAGGAFPLLQGPPGGEDMFDGEMDDHEGFQHLEPSAPPPSVENIPRPLSPTKLTPMVHSPLRYQSDADLEVLRKKLANAPRPLKKRSSITEPEGPSGPNIQKLLYQRFNTLAGGIEGNGVGGSGGGNGAGNGTPFYQPANPPGYLGGDSVADTDNGNLPSETLLPPPPGAEEPDSEVPPPPTDANDNQPLPSPPEGLVDPAEAEGPEEEEEDDNNNNVGSSEALLPSPVPEVSTPEESGTVLSQPLEKRTNLKKPDSERTGHGFRVKFNPLALLLDASLEGEFDLVQRIIYEVENPSTPNDEGITPLHNAVCAGHHHIVKFLLDFGVNVNAADSDGWTPLHCAASCNSVHLCKLLVESGAAIFASTISDVETAADKCEEMEEGYIQCSQFLYGVQEKLGVMNKGTVYVLWDYEAQNADELSFSEGDAITILRRQDDNETEWWWARLEDNEGYVPRNLLGLYPRIKPRQRSLA
- the ppp1r13bb gene encoding protein phosphatase 1, regulatory subunit 13Bb isoform X2, producing MMPMILTVYLSDGEQAVTEVPITPETTCRDVVEFCKEPGESGCHLAEVWRGNERAIPFEHMMYEHLQKWGPRKQEVKFFLRHEDSPTESSDQGSQQSQEQTSRRSGNTGEKHNENGVGNQRVELTLSELQEMATRQQQQIEAQQQMLVAKEQRLRYLKQQERRQQQTVSESEKLQRLKERVESQEAKLKKIRAMRGQVDYSKVINGNLSAEIEQVSGLFQEKQAELQTAMLRVEQLSLQLEDLRRGKLNGIQTSLGGQVTGAAALELRKLYQELQIRNKLNHEQNSKLQQQKELLNKRNMEVTLMDKRISELRERLYKKKAELNRANGPPSPQPAPGTLGRVAAVGPYIQVPVPGRQEGGYNIPPDPLKPQTLGVNNQANLGRAKSANDTGWPTVGKTSTSLKPPERRDSGTDTQGKSPPSPVAPSAEKVLDSKMASPAIPKPQPPPYGSHLTSATSASSLDRRKDAPPPRPLPNPPAPAWPRVPPSTGSSSQQIQQRISVPPSPTFQPNAPLFPPGLSERLDPPPAVAVRPFIPDRGSRPQSPRKGPATMNSSSIYHMYLQQAAPKSQPLKPALKAVYGKPVLPPSSTPPSPLPFIQAGGAFPLLQGPPGGEDMFDGEMDDHEGFQHLEPSAPPPSVENIPRPLSPTKLTPMVHSPLRYQSDADLEVLRKKLANAPRPLKKRSSITEPEGPSGPNIQKLLYQRFNTLAGGIEGNGVGGSGGGNGAGNGTPFYQPANPPGYLGGDSVADTDNGNLPSETLLPPPPGAEEPDSEVPPPPTDANDNQPLPSPPEGLVDPAEAEGPEEEEEDDNNNNVGSSEALLPSPVPEVSTPEESGTVLSQPLEKRTNLKKPDSERTGHGFRVKFNPLALLLDASLEGEFDLVQRIIYEVENPSTPNDEGITPLHNAVCAGHHHIVKFLLDFGVNVNAADSDGWTPLHCAASCNSVHLCKLLVESGAAIFASTISDVETAADKCEEMEEGYIQCSQFLYGVQEKLGVMNKGTVYVLWDYEAQNADELSFSEGDAITILRRQDDNETEWWWARLEDNEGYVPRNLLGLYPRIKPRQRSLA
- the ppp1r13bb gene encoding protein phosphatase 1, regulatory subunit 13Bb isoform X1; translation: MMPMILTVYLSDGEQAVTEVPITPETTCRDVVEFCKEPGESGCHLAEVWRGNERAIPFEHMMYEHLQKWGPRKQEVKFFLRHEDSPTESSDQGSQQSQEQTSRRSGNTGEKHNENGVGNQRVELTLSELQEMATRQQQQIEAQQQMLVAKEQRLRYLKQQERRQQQTVSESEKLQRLKERVESQEAKLKKIRAMRGQVDYSKVINGNLSAEIEQVSGLFQEKQAELQTAMLRVEQLSLQLEDLRRGKLNGIQTSLGGQVTGAAALELRKLYQELQIRNKLNHEQNSKLQQQKELLNKRNMEVTLMDKRISELRERLYKKKAEARQKENLPLNRANGPPSPQPAPGTLGRVAAVGPYIQVPVPGRQEGGYNIPPDPLKPQTLGVNNQANLGRAKSANDTGWPTVGKTSTSLKPPERRDSGTDTQGKSPPSPVAPSAEKVLDSKMASPAIPKPQPPPYGSHLTSATSASSLDRRKDAPPPRPLPNPPAPAWPRVPPSTGSSSQQIQQRISVPPSPTFQPNAPLFPPGLSERLDPPPAVAVRPFIPDRGSRPQSPRKGPATMNSSSIYHMYLQQAAPKSQPLKPALKAVYGKPVLPPSSTPPSPLPFIQAGGAFPLLQGPPGGEDMFDGEMDDHEGFQHLEPSAPPPSVENIPRPLSPTKLTPMVHSPLRYQSDADLEVLRKKLANAPRPLKKRSSITEPEGPSGPNIQKLLYQRFNTLAGGIEGNGVGGSGGGNGAGNGTPFYQPANPPGYLGGDSVADTDNGNLPSETLLPPPPGAEEPDSEVPPPPTDANDNQPLPSPPEGLVDPAEAEGPEEEEEDDNNNNVGSSEALLPSPVPEVSTPEESGTVLSQPLEKRTNLKKPDSERTGHGFRVKFNPLALLLDASLEGEFDLVQRIIYEVENPSTPNDEGITPLHNAVCAGHHHIVKFLLDFGVNVNAADSDGWTPLHCAASCNSVHLCKLLVESGAAIFASTISDVETAADKCEEMEEGYIQCSQFLYGVQEKLGVMNKGTVYVLWDYEAQNADELSFSEGDAITILRRQDDNETEWWWARLEDNEGYVPRNLLGLYPRIKPRQRSLA
- the ppp1r13bb gene encoding protein phosphatase 1, regulatory subunit 13Bb isoform X4 encodes the protein MATRQQQQIEAQQQMLVAKEQRLRYLKQQERRQQQTVSESEKLQRLKERVESQEAKLKKIRAMRGQVDYSKVINGNLSAEIEQVSGLFQEKQAELQTAMLRVEQLSLQLEDLRRGKLNGIQTSLGGQVTGAAALELRKLYQELQIRNKLNHEQNSKLQQQKELLNKRNMEVTLMDKRISELRERLYKKKAEARQKENLPLNRANGPPSPQPAPGTLGRVAAVGPYIQVPVPGRQEGGYNIPPDPLKPQTLGVNNQANLGRAKSANDTGWPTVGKTSTSLKPPERRDSGTDTQGKSPPSPVAPSAEKVLDSKMASPAIPKPQPPPYGSHLTSATSASSLDRRKDAPPPRPLPNPPAPAWPRVPPSTGSSSQQIQQRISVPPSPTFQPNAPLFPPGLSERLDPPPAVAVRPFIPDRGSRPQSPRKGPATMNSSSIYHMYLQQAAPKSQPLKPALKAVYGKPVLPPSSTPPSPLPFIQAGGAFPLLQGPPGGEDMFDGEMDDHEGFQHLEPSAPPPSVENIPRPLSPTKLTPMVHSPLRYQSDADLEVLRKKLANAPRPLKKRSSITEPEGPSGPNIQKLLYQRFNTLAGGIEGNGVGGSGGGNGAGNGTPFYQPANPPGYLGGDSVADTDNGNLPSETLLPPPPGAEEPDSEVPPPPTDANDNQPLPSPPEGLVDPAEAEGPEEEEEDDNNNNVGSSEALLPSPVPEVSTPEESGTVLSQPLEKRTNLKKPDSERTGHGFRVKFNPLALLLDASLEGEFDLVQRIIYEVENPSTPNDEGITPLHNAVCAGHHHIVKFLLDFGVNVNAADSDGWTPLHCAASCNSVHLCKLLVESGAAIFASTISDVETAADKCEEMEEGYIQCSQFLYGVQEKLGVMNKGTVYVLWDYEAQNADELSFSEGDAITILRRQDDNETEWWWARLEDNEGYVPRNLLGLYPRIKPRQRSLA